The proteins below come from a single Dinghuibacter silviterrae genomic window:
- a CDS encoding arsenate reductase ArsC — translation MASHYRILFVCVHNSARSQMAEAFLKKYGDDLFEVESAGLTPGSINPNVVEVMNEVGIDLSQRITQDVYDLLRKGRIYNALITVCDQAIAERSLMFPGMTKRLTWTFPDPSAFQGEHEEVLEQTRKVRDEIEESVKNFAEEARHVSYWIK, via the coding sequence ATGGCAAGCCATTACCGAATCCTTTTCGTCTGTGTACACAACTCCGCCCGGAGTCAGATGGCGGAGGCCTTCCTGAAAAAATACGGCGACGACCTCTTTGAGGTGGAGAGTGCCGGCCTCACACCCGGAAGCATCAATCCCAATGTTGTCGAGGTCATGAATGAGGTGGGTATCGACCTCAGCCAAAGGATCACCCAGGACGTTTACGACCTGCTCCGGAAAGGCCGGATTTATAATGCCCTTATCACGGTCTGCGACCAGGCCATCGCCGAACGCAGCCTCATGTTTCCCGGCATGACCAAACGCCTTACCTGGACCTTCCCCGATCCTTCGGCCTTTCAAGGGGAACACGAGGAGGTCCTCGAACAAACCCGGAAAGTCCGGGATGAGATCGAAGAAAGCGTAAAAAACTTCGCCGAGGAAGCCCGGCACGTCAGCTATTGGATTAAATAA
- a CDS encoding cytochrome P460 family protein — MKKVLIIAAVVGGFFGLMQLVRPEKIASAPVGDLAGVPKEVDDILRKSCFDCHSSQTNLRWYDQISPVNFLVYRDVRDGRKALDFSNWDSMATPAQNSTLYYALNKVLEKGMPLPAYTFVHGPARLSPEEVDILKKYTLSRTPRILTDTAEVVTPVSLAAAKPAPNGIAYVPGYRSWQVLNTSDRFDNGTLRIIFANDIAVKAIQAHQTNVWPDGTIFAKTAWKEQVHADGRVTAGAFFQVEFMIKDAKKYAKTAGWGWARWRGDSLKPYGANRLFATECVTCHQPMHDNDFVFTRPLDRSFADELPENPLLLHTITGMVHSNDSTMSMLYGNDAAFAYAGSHSDGHYPGGALLYEVTWRQQPDERWTGANIPERILSVERLAFWVDGQPVYTMYKGTPLRGGNRVSAIAGERMAVAP, encoded by the coding sequence ATGAAAAAAGTCCTCATTATCGCCGCTGTCGTCGGCGGATTTTTCGGGTTGATGCAGTTGGTTCGTCCGGAAAAAATAGCCAGTGCACCGGTGGGTGACCTGGCAGGGGTTCCCAAAGAGGTCGATGACATCCTCCGGAAATCCTGTTTCGACTGCCATTCGTCCCAAACCAACCTGCGCTGGTACGACCAGATAAGCCCGGTCAATTTTTTGGTATACCGGGATGTCCGGGATGGACGCAAAGCCCTTGATTTCTCCAATTGGGATTCCATGGCGACCCCCGCACAAAACAGCACCTTATATTATGCACTGAACAAGGTGTTGGAGAAGGGGATGCCGCTGCCGGCCTATACGTTTGTGCACGGCCCCGCCCGGTTAAGCCCGGAGGAGGTAGATATACTAAAGAAATATACCTTGTCACGAACGCCGCGAATATTAACCGATACCGCGGAAGTGGTGACACCGGTCTCCCTTGCCGCGGCAAAACCGGCGCCCAATGGCATTGCCTATGTTCCCGGCTATCGCAGCTGGCAGGTATTGAATACTTCCGACCGGTTTGACAATGGGACCCTGCGGATCATTTTTGCCAATGATATTGCTGTGAAAGCCATACAAGCGCATCAAACAAACGTCTGGCCGGATGGGACCATTTTTGCCAAAACCGCGTGGAAAGAACAGGTACACGCGGATGGCCGTGTGACAGCGGGGGCCTTCTTCCAGGTGGAGTTTATGATAAAAGACGCCAAAAAATATGCAAAAACGGCGGGTTGGGGCTGGGCGCGCTGGCGGGGGGACAGTCTGAAACCTTATGGCGCCAACCGGCTTTTTGCCACGGAATGCGTCACTTGTCACCAGCCCATGCATGACAATGATTTTGTATTTACAAGGCCTTTGGACCGTAGCTTTGCGGACGAGCTGCCGGAAAACCCTTTGTTGCTGCACACCATCACCGGCATGGTCCACTCCAACGACAGCACGATGTCCATGTTGTATGGCAACGACGCGGCATTTGCGTATGCCGGCAGCCACAGCGACGGTCATTACCCCGGGGGCGCCCTTTTGTATGAGGTGACCTGGAGGCAGCAGCCTGATGAACGGTGGACCGGTGCCAATATTCCGGAAAGAATCCTTTCTGTCGAGCGGCTGGCGTTTTGGGTAGACGGTCAACCGGTGTATACAATGTATAAAGGTACACCTTTGAGGGGGGGAAACCGGGTTTCGGCTATTGCCGGGGAAAGGATGGCGGTGGCGCCGTGA
- a CDS encoding aquaporin: MLRKSLSEIIGTFALVFCGTGAIVIDKQTGGAVTHAGVAITFGLVVMAMIYGLGEISGAHLNPAVSIAFTLAGRLPMKALWPYIASQLTGALLASLTLRLLFPSNALLGATMPAGTALQSFILEVILTFFLMLVIMGVSTGPKEQGLFAGIAIGSVVLLEAMFAGPICGASMNPARSLAPAVVSGHLEYLWVYLTAPVAGAAIAIPIWKYLNTK, translated from the coding sequence ATGCTACGAAAATCCCTCTCGGAAATAATAGGAACATTCGCGTTAGTCTTTTGCGGAACAGGTGCCATCGTCATTGACAAGCAAACCGGAGGCGCGGTAACGCATGCCGGTGTCGCCATTACCTTCGGGCTGGTGGTCATGGCCATGATCTATGGCCTGGGGGAAATATCCGGCGCACACCTGAACCCTGCCGTTAGTATTGCCTTTACCCTTGCCGGCAGGTTACCCATGAAAGCATTATGGCCTTACATAGCCAGCCAATTGACAGGCGCGCTGCTGGCAAGCCTGACGCTTCGCCTCCTCTTCCCTTCGAACGCACTCCTGGGCGCGACAATGCCGGCCGGGACAGCCCTGCAATCCTTCATCCTGGAAGTCATCCTCACCTTCTTCCTGATGCTGGTGATCATGGGGGTATCCACCGGTCCAAAGGAACAGGGCTTATTTGCGGGCATCGCCATAGGCTCCGTGGTGTTACTGGAGGCAATGTTTGCCGGACCGATCTGCGGCGCTTCGATGAATCCGGCCCGATCGCTGGCTCCCGCCGTTGTATCCGGCCATTTGGAATATCTATGGGTCTACCTTACCGCCCCCGTCGCAGGTGCAGCCATCGCCATACCTATCTGGAAATATTTAAACACAAAATAA
- a CDS encoding metallophosphoesterase family protein: MTIALFSDIHANLPALEAFFNDVEARRPDAIYCLGDLVGYNIWPNEVINEVRRRGIPTIAGNYDFGIGRTSDDCGCAYKTVEEKANGAVSISFTNQIVKVEERAYLRTLPAHIKVEFQLNHDKLNLLLVHGSPRKINEYLFEDRDEKSLLRIMHDAGADIMCFGHTHKPYHRVLNDAGHYRHAINIGSVGKPKDGDPRGGYVLLHIDNDIQVEFVRFTYDIEKAAKAVEDSPLPNAYADALRQAH, from the coding sequence ATGACCATCGCGCTCTTCTCCGACATACATGCCAACCTCCCCGCCCTCGAAGCCTTTTTCAATGACGTAGAAGCAAGAAGGCCCGACGCCATCTATTGCCTGGGTGACCTTGTGGGTTATAACATCTGGCCCAATGAAGTCATCAATGAAGTCCGCCGCCGCGGCATCCCCACGATTGCCGGTAACTATGACTTCGGCATCGGCCGCACCAGTGACGACTGTGGTTGTGCCTACAAAACCGTTGAAGAAAAGGCCAATGGTGCCGTATCCATATCTTTTACCAACCAGATTGTCAAGGTCGAGGAACGCGCATACCTGCGCACGCTGCCGGCCCACATCAAAGTAGAATTCCAGCTCAACCACGACAAGCTCAACCTCCTCCTCGTCCACGGCAGCCCCCGAAAGATTAACGAATACCTCTTCGAAGACCGGGACGAAAAAAGCCTCCTGCGCATCATGCATGACGCCGGCGCCGACATCATGTGCTTCGGCCACACCCACAAACCCTACCACCGTGTGCTGAATGACGCCGGCCACTACCGCCACGCCATCAACATCGGTTCCGTAGGCAAGCCTAAAGACGGCGATCCACGAGGCGGCTACGTCCTGCTGCACATAGACAACGACATCCAGGTGGAATTCGTCCGCTTCACCTACGACATCGAAAAAGCCGCAAAAGCCGTGGAAGACAGCCCCCTTCCCAACGCATACGCCGACGCCTTACGCCAAGCACATTAA
- a CDS encoding DUF5996 family protein: protein MTPWPLLNFDRYRDTLETVHLWTQIVGKIRLRQMPWLNHSWHVTLYVNPRGLTTGTMPYTGGTFEILMDFVGHEVKVATNDGATRSIPLYPRSVADFYASLLDMLHNLGIDVRIFGKPNEIAGAIPFAEDHLHASYDKQEMHLLFQALAKTDVVFNRFRAGFRGKVSPIHFFWGAFDLAVTRFSGRKAPIHPGGMPNIPDDVMQEAYSHEVSSCGFWPGSGDFPTPVFYSYCYPTPPDFGRQPVEPSEAYYSEAMGEFFLPYEAVRQSTDPEATLMRFLKATYRAAAVTGHWDESLECDLTHYKRPL from the coding sequence ATGACGCCCTGGCCTCTTCTGAATTTCGACCGGTATAGAGATACACTGGAGACAGTCCATCTCTGGACACAGATCGTAGGCAAGATACGGCTCCGGCAAATGCCCTGGCTGAACCACTCCTGGCATGTCACCTTGTACGTAAACCCCCGCGGTCTCACGACCGGCACCATGCCCTATACGGGCGGCACCTTCGAGATCCTCATGGATTTTGTCGGTCACGAAGTGAAAGTCGCCACTAATGATGGCGCCACCCGCAGCATACCCTTATATCCACGTTCAGTGGCCGACTTCTACGCGTCGCTTTTGGATATGCTCCACAACCTGGGCATTGATGTCAGGATATTTGGAAAGCCGAATGAAATTGCCGGCGCCATCCCTTTCGCCGAAGACCATCTGCATGCCAGCTATGACAAGCAGGAGATGCATCTTCTTTTCCAGGCGCTCGCAAAGACGGATGTTGTCTTCAACCGGTTCCGGGCCGGGTTCAGGGGCAAGGTAAGCCCGATCCACTTCTTCTGGGGCGCCTTCGATCTGGCGGTCACCCGCTTCTCAGGCCGAAAGGCGCCCATACACCCGGGCGGGATGCCCAATATACCGGACGATGTCATGCAGGAAGCCTACTCCCATGAAGTCAGCAGTTGCGGTTTCTGGCCGGGCTCCGGCGATTTTCCGACGCCGGTCTTTTATTCCTATTGTTATCCGACGCCCCCCGACTTTGGCCGCCAGCCCGTCGAGCCTTCGGAGGCTTATTACAGCGAGGCCATGGGCGAATTCTTTCTTCCTTATGAAGCCGTGCGGCAATCCACCGACCCCGAAGCCACGCTGATGCGGTTTCTGAAGGCGACGTACCGCGCGGCTGCCGTCACCGGGCACTGGGACGAGAGCCTTGAATGCGATCTCACACATTATAAAAGGCCGTTATAA
- a CDS encoding LytR/AlgR family response regulator transcription factor, whose translation MESGRRETREIGRLLEEQLDNGQPPQKVIDNLQQSIVNTDAQSEFVCMYDTNGIELCHPDPALVGQKIDAGNSLFIRNGSPAPFSDILHLGKAGTGLRSFPVAKHRSSEIVTVYPVKGSDWMVAAHANVTVLQAQLDNLYHQFMVGIILMVLLISGSCFLLIRLIYGKYERQMDQEILRLNKDLAAKKVAESTRKRLVTYQRDEMVSLEVGDIAFIFLSENSVFVQTFLNQRHTVNTSLDELMKQLDNDIFYRANRQCIVNVNAIKTILVYGKNQLQLVMHPQAPEEIIISKNKAAEFKDWLDR comes from the coding sequence ATGGAATCGGGCCGGCGTGAAACCCGCGAAATCGGCCGGCTGTTGGAAGAACAACTTGACAATGGACAACCTCCTCAAAAAGTCATTGACAACCTCCAGCAGAGTATCGTCAATACCGATGCGCAAAGCGAGTTTGTATGCATGTACGACACCAACGGCATCGAGCTTTGCCATCCCGATCCGGCCCTCGTCGGGCAAAAGATCGACGCGGGTAACTCGCTGTTTATCCGGAACGGCAGCCCGGCGCCCTTCAGCGACATCCTGCATCTGGGGAAAGCCGGCACGGGGCTGCGGAGCTTCCCGGTGGCAAAACACCGCAGCTCGGAAATCGTAACCGTCTATCCCGTGAAAGGCAGCGATTGGATGGTGGCCGCGCACGCCAATGTGACAGTATTGCAGGCACAACTGGACAACCTCTACCACCAGTTTATGGTCGGCATCATTTTGATGGTATTACTGATCTCGGGCAGTTGTTTTTTGCTGATAAGGCTGATCTATGGGAAATACGAACGGCAAATGGACCAGGAAATCCTCCGGCTCAATAAAGACCTTGCGGCAAAAAAAGTCGCCGAAAGCACCCGCAAACGGCTGGTGACCTACCAACGGGATGAAATGGTATCTTTAGAAGTCGGCGACATTGCGTTTATCTTCTTATCGGAAAACAGCGTCTTTGTGCAAACGTTCCTGAACCAGCGCCACACCGTGAACACCAGCCTCGATGAATTGATGAAACAACTGGACAACGACATTTTTTACCGCGCCAACCGACAGTGTATCGTGAACGTCAATGCCATCAAGACCATCCTGGTCTACGGCAAGAACCAACTGCAACTGGTCATGCATCCCCAGGCGCCCGAGGAGATCATCATCAGTAAGAACAAAGCAGCCGAATTTAAAGACTGGCTGGATCGATAA
- a CDS encoding GNAT family N-acetyltransferase, with product MMTITPLLPEHWPVVKAIYEDGLATGQASFQTSAPGWEEWDKSHLIHSRLVAKNSGTIVGWVALSPVSGRCVYAGVAEVSIYIAAGHRGLGIGKTLLEALVEESEAHGIWTLQAGIFPENTPSLRLHEGAGFRQVGIRQRIGKMGDRWRDTVLLERRSEKVG from the coding sequence ATGATGACCATCACCCCCCTCCTCCCCGAACACTGGCCCGTCGTCAAAGCCATCTATGAGGACGGTTTGGCCACCGGACAGGCCAGCTTCCAAACCAGCGCCCCCGGCTGGGAGGAATGGGACAAATCCCACCTGATCCATAGCCGTCTCGTTGCAAAAAATAGCGGCACCATTGTCGGGTGGGTCGCGCTTAGCCCGGTTTCCGGGCGTTGCGTATATGCAGGGGTGGCCGAGGTAAGCATCTATATTGCCGCCGGCCATCGGGGCCTGGGCATTGGCAAGACGCTGCTGGAAGCGCTGGTAGAAGAAAGCGAAGCCCACGGCATCTGGACCCTCCAGGCCGGCATCTTCCCCGAAAACACCCCCAGCCTCCGGTTACATGAGGGCGCCGGGTTCCGCCAGGTCGGCATCCGGCAGCGCATCGGCAAGATGGGCGACCGCTGGCGCGATACCGTTTTGTTAGAGAGAAGAAGTGAAAAAGTAGGATGA
- a CDS encoding ArsR/SmtB family transcription factor, producing the protein MGLTKSEIFTDKQNKLASMMKALAHPARIAIIQHLIKTSACINGDLVEVLGLAQPTISQHLKELKNAGLIQGTIEGTSVCYCIEPKTWAIYQKEIGALFAAYTCEESCNC; encoded by the coding sequence ATGGGCCTGACAAAATCCGAAATTTTCACCGACAAACAAAACAAACTCGCCTCCATGATGAAGGCGTTGGCTCACCCCGCGCGCATCGCCATCATTCAACACCTGATCAAGACCAGTGCCTGTATCAATGGCGACCTGGTCGAGGTCCTGGGCCTTGCGCAACCCACCATTTCACAACACCTGAAAGAGCTAAAAAACGCGGGCCTCATCCAGGGTACCATCGAAGGTACGAGCGTCTGCTACTGCATCGAACCCAAAACCTGGGCCATCTACCAAAAGGAAATCGGCGCCCTGTTCGCCGCCTATACCTGTGAAGAAAGCTGTAACTGTTAA
- a CDS encoding YeiH family protein, producing the protein MKSWSKEDWWAVWLGLGIIILAYIFYLGGSSISWIAVAPAKWSTLSQLGTQLSATAPRYLALLGACLILFTIVTSFIGQKPKEFIPSFILVFVLSTIIYFVGAWDQASRYNLEPPLVALLLGLLLSNVIGLPRWLDAGFRVEFYIKLGIVLLGATLPFTLIIWAGPVAILQASVVSIITFLTIFFTARKLGLDHRLAAVLGAGGAVCGVSASIAVAGAVRAKKEHPPIAISLVVFWAIIFIFALPLVSRVLHLPTGVGGAWIGTSEFADAAGLAAAQSYGNLAGKGLGISGTADQALASYTLIKVIGRDIWIGIWAFVLAFISVTVWERTETNAKADAGQIWWRFPKFVIGFLIASILTTVIVHGNTLSEYNKIVKPSLITPITSLRTWAFTFSFLSIGLTTRFRELAGAGAKPIIAFTIGVIVNVALGYVLSVLIFGHYWAAVATH; encoded by the coding sequence ATGAAATCCTGGTCAAAGGAAGACTGGTGGGCTGTTTGGCTTGGTCTGGGGATCATTATCCTGGCCTATATCTTTTATCTGGGCGGCTCCAGCATTTCCTGGATCGCGGTGGCACCGGCCAAATGGTCGACCCTGTCACAACTGGGGACGCAACTTTCGGCAACAGCACCCCGGTACCTCGCTTTGCTCGGCGCCTGCCTGATCCTTTTCACGATCGTGACGTCCTTTATCGGGCAAAAACCAAAGGAATTCATCCCGTCATTTATCCTTGTTTTTGTTCTTTCGACGATTATCTATTTCGTGGGTGCCTGGGACCAGGCCAGTCGTTATAACCTGGAACCTCCGCTGGTGGCCCTCTTGCTAGGACTTCTCCTGTCAAACGTCATCGGGTTACCCCGCTGGCTCGATGCCGGTTTCCGGGTCGAGTTTTATATAAAACTGGGCATTGTCCTGCTGGGCGCCACCCTGCCTTTCACGCTCATCATCTGGGCCGGGCCGGTGGCAATTTTACAAGCCTCCGTCGTGTCCATCATCACCTTTTTGACCATCTTCTTCACGGCCCGGAAGCTGGGGCTGGATCACCGCCTGGCGGCAGTGCTGGGCGCGGGTGGCGCTGTCTGCGGCGTGTCCGCTTCGATTGCCGTTGCCGGCGCCGTGCGGGCTAAGAAAGAGCATCCCCCTATTGCCATAAGCCTTGTCGTCTTTTGGGCGATCATCTTCATTTTCGCGTTGCCGCTGGTATCACGGGTGCTCCACCTGCCGACAGGCGTAGGCGGCGCCTGGATCGGAACATCGGAATTCGCGGACGCAGCCGGCCTGGCCGCGGCCCAATCTTATGGAAACCTGGCCGGTAAGGGTTTGGGTATTTCGGGTACGGCCGACCAGGCGCTGGCCTCCTACACTCTGATCAAAGTCATCGGCAGAGACATCTGGATCGGCATCTGGGCGTTTGTCCTGGCGTTCATTTCTGTTACCGTTTGGGAACGCACGGAGACCAACGCGAAGGCCGATGCCGGTCAGATATGGTGGCGCTTTCCCAAATTCGTCATCGGATTCCTAATAGCCTCGATACTAACGACCGTTATCGTCCATGGAAATACGCTCTCCGAATACAATAAAATAGTAAAACCCTCCCTGATCACGCCCATCACGTCACTGCGAACCTGGGCGTTCACCTTCAGCTTCCTGAGTATCGGGTTGACGACCCGGTTCCGGGAATTGGCGGGCGCCGGGGCCAAACCCATTATTGCGTTCACGATCGGGGTTATTGTAAACGTGGCCTTGGGCTATGTCCTCTCGGTCCTCATTTTTGGCCACTATTGGGCGGCGGTTGCCACCCATTGA
- a CDS encoding FAD-dependent monooxygenase, with protein MKHDVIISGAGPVGLFLACELALAGCSVLILEKAEHPHSPLKQLPFGIRGLSAPTIEALYRRGLLHELEVPKRLKNPHSGAVQGPRRQVGHFAGIPFHEGNIDTTQWKYRLPGDTDTSIIAEMKELETVLTRRAEALGVAIKRGIAVTGFHQTRNGVTVQTTDQIFQSSWLVGCDGSRSTVRKAGGFDFAGTEPAFTGYSTQVDIVDPEKLRPGRNVTAQGMYLQSQPGYLVLQDFDGGAFHKEGAPLTLEHVQEVLRRVSNTDVTLSALHIATTWTDRARQATTYRNGRVLLAGDAAHIHAPLGGQGLNLGLGDAMNLGWKLAATIHHKAPEGLLDSYHTERHPIGAQVLDWSRAQAAIMKPNPEARALHAIFRDLIDTRDGATYFAGRVWGIYTHYDLGGDHPLVGHSVPNLEWEDGTKIGELMYDGRGLLLDFSPDRPLQPLAGGRLHYVHRPAKDQLGMAALLVRPDGIVAWAADTAPSLRHASAAASRWGL; from the coding sequence ATGAAACACGACGTTATTATCTCCGGGGCCGGCCCGGTGGGTCTTTTCCTTGCCTGCGAACTGGCCCTGGCGGGCTGCTCCGTCCTGATACTGGAAAAGGCGGAGCATCCGCACTCCCCCTTAAAGCAGCTTCCTTTCGGGATACGGGGGCTCTCGGCGCCTACGATTGAAGCGCTTTACCGCCGGGGGTTGCTCCACGAGCTGGAGGTACCCAAACGCCTCAAAAACCCCCACTCCGGCGCCGTGCAAGGGCCGCGTCGTCAAGTGGGACACTTCGCCGGCATTCCGTTTCACGAAGGCAATATCGACACCACACAGTGGAAGTATCGCCTGCCCGGCGACACCGACACCAGTATAATAGCTGAAATGAAAGAGTTGGAAACGGTGCTGACCCGCCGTGCAGAAGCCCTGGGCGTAGCCATAAAGCGAGGGATTGCCGTAACCGGCTTTCACCAGACCAGGAACGGGGTAACCGTTCAGACAACCGACCAGATATTTCAAAGCAGTTGGCTCGTAGGCTGTGATGGAAGTCGTAGCACTGTCCGCAAAGCCGGCGGTTTTGACTTCGCCGGTACGGAACCGGCATTCACCGGCTATTCCACCCAGGTGGACATCGTTGACCCGGAGAAACTCAGACCAGGCCGAAACGTTACAGCCCAAGGCATGTACCTGCAATCACAACCAGGGTACCTGGTCCTGCAAGATTTTGATGGAGGGGCATTTCATAAAGAAGGAGCGCCCCTCACGCTCGAACACGTTCAAGAGGTACTGCGCCGCGTCTCGAACACCGATGTTACGCTTAGCGCCCTGCATATCGCCACCACATGGACGGACAGGGCCCGGCAGGCGACGACCTACCGCAATGGACGGGTATTGTTGGCCGGGGATGCCGCACACATTCATGCGCCCTTGGGCGGCCAGGGACTCAACCTTGGGCTGGGTGATGCCATGAACCTGGGTTGGAAGCTCGCCGCCACCATCCACCACAAAGCGCCGGAAGGCCTGCTGGACAGTTATCATACCGAACGGCACCCCATCGGCGCCCAGGTGCTGGATTGGTCGCGCGCCCAGGCCGCCATTATGAAACCAAACCCCGAGGCCCGCGCGTTGCATGCAATTTTCCGCGATCTGATAGATACGCGCGATGGCGCTACCTATTTTGCCGGACGGGTGTGGGGCATATACACACACTACGACCTCGGCGGCGATCATCCTTTGGTAGGCCATAGCGTTCCAAACCTTGAGTGGGAAGATGGAACGAAGATAGGTGAGCTCATGTACGATGGCCGGGGGCTACTCCTGGACTTTAGTCCGGACAGGCCCCTGCAACCATTGGCCGGGGGCCGCCTTCATTATGTCCATCGTCCGGCAAAAGACCAGTTGGGCATGGCGGCGCTCCTTGTACGCCCCGATGGCATTGTCGCCTGGGCGGCCGATACCGCCCCCAGCCTCCGGCATGCCTCCGCTGCCGCCTCACGCTGGGGTCTTTAA
- a CDS encoding dihydrofolate reductase family protein, with protein MHIVSSLDGIIAKRDNSVSWFDTPEHYEKGTTVSQEEAAAFLKTIDCYVMGARTYEHALELSKSYGWAYGNVPVIVLTHRNLPMDRPHIDIYSGDLKKLVHERLQPRYKNVWVVGGAMLVRDFIRAKLADDIRLTVVPVILGDGTPLFDHLEQEQALHLKDVNAYKNGMVELWYGLRK; from the coding sequence ATACATATCGTCTCCAGCCTTGACGGCATCATTGCCAAAAGAGACAACAGTGTGTCCTGGTTCGACACACCGGAACACTATGAAAAAGGAACAACCGTCAGCCAGGAGGAGGCGGCAGCCTTTCTCAAAACGATCGATTGCTATGTCATGGGCGCCCGGACCTATGAACACGCCCTGGAGCTTTCAAAATCTTACGGTTGGGCTTATGGCAACGTACCGGTCATTGTCCTGACGCATAGGAACCTTCCTATGGACAGACCACACATCGACATCTATTCGGGTGACTTAAAAAAACTTGTCCACGAACGATTACAACCCAGATACAAGAACGTCTGGGTCGTCGGCGGGGCTATGCTGGTCAGGGATTTCATCCGTGCAAAGCTCGCCGACGACATCAGGTTGACCGTTGTGCCCGTTATATTGGGGGACGGGACCCCGCTTTTTGACCACCTGGAACAAGAACAAGCCTTACACCTGAAAGACGTGAACGCCTACAAAAACGGAATGGTGGAGCTTTGGTACGGCCTCAGAAAATAA
- a CDS encoding arsenite methyltransferase, with the protein MQTTEEIKDLVREKYSAIASCCGSGCCSIETANIMSDDYSTLEGYNPDADLGLGCGLPTQFARIKKGDVVIDLGSGAGNDCFVARAETGETGKVIGIDFTPAMIEKARANAEKLGFNNVEFRQGDIEKMPVTSNVADVIVSNCVLNLVPNKYGVLQEIFRVLKPGGHFSISDIVLSGELPGEIRESAEMYAGCVAGAIQKTEYLGLIEAAGFTGINLQKEKPIIIPDVSGIYSVTVYAEKPV; encoded by the coding sequence ATGCAGACAACAGAAGAAATAAAGGACCTGGTCCGCGAGAAATACAGCGCGATAGCCTCCTGCTGCGGCTCCGGCTGTTGCTCCATCGAGACCGCCAACATCATGAGCGACGATTACAGCACCCTGGAAGGCTACAACCCCGACGCCGACCTGGGCCTGGGGTGCGGCCTGCCCACTCAATTCGCCCGGATCAAAAAGGGCGACGTGGTGATCGACCTCGGCTCCGGTGCCGGCAACGACTGTTTTGTCGCCCGTGCGGAGACCGGGGAGACCGGCAAGGTCATCGGCATCGACTTCACACCCGCCATGATTGAGAAAGCCCGGGCCAATGCTGAAAAACTCGGTTTCAACAATGTCGAGTTCCGCCAGGGGGATATTGAAAAAATGCCCGTCACCTCAAATGTCGCCGACGTCATCGTCTCCAACTGCGTCCTGAATCTGGTCCCCAATAAATATGGTGTCTTACAGGAAATCTTTCGCGTCCTGAAACCCGGCGGCCATTTCAGCATATCCGACATTGTCCTTTCGGGCGAACTACCCGGCGAGATCCGCGAATCCGCCGAAATGTATGCCGGGTGCGTGGCAGGGGCCATCCAGAAGACCGAGTACCTGGGTCTGATCGAGGCCGCCGGCTTTACCGGGATCAACCTCCAGAAGGAAAAGCCCATCATCATCCCCGACGTCTCCGGTATATACAGCGTCACCGTCTACGCGGAAAAACCCGTTTAA